The Enterococcus sp. 7F3_DIV0205 genome has a window encoding:
- a CDS encoding NAD(P)H-dependent oxidoreductase: MKTTILYAHPWEGSYNHAILEKLQQRLAAEGTEYQLIDLNKEHFDPVFSAKDLALFSKGETTDPLVHQYQKILGETSELFIIAPTWWYEFPAIIKGFFDKVMLKNIAYDDSGISLKGLFTNIKTTTIINTGTAPKWYLKYVKGNYVKTVFIKGTLKDIGIKNVKWKYIDLNKASEDKRKQFLAQV, from the coding sequence ATGAAAACGACTATTTTATACGCTCATCCATGGGAAGGCAGTTACAATCATGCGATTTTAGAAAAACTACAGCAACGTCTTGCAGCAGAAGGAACAGAATACCAACTGATCGATTTGAATAAAGAGCACTTTGATCCAGTTTTTTCTGCAAAGGATCTAGCGTTATTTTCCAAAGGTGAAACAACGGATCCACTTGTTCATCAGTATCAAAAAATACTAGGAGAAACCAGTGAACTGTTTATTATTGCTCCTACCTGGTGGTATGAGTTTCCCGCCATCATCAAAGGTTTTTTCGATAAAGTCATGTTGAAAAATATCGCGTATGATGATTCAGGCATCAGTTTAAAAGGATTATTTACGAATATAAAGACTACAACGATCATCAATACAGGTACTGCTCCTAAGTGGTATTTAAAATATGTTAAAGGGAATTATGTCAAAACGGTTTTTATCAAAGGAACGCTTAAAGATATTGGAATCAAAAATGTGAAGTGGAAGTACATCGACCTAAATAAGGCCTCAGAAGATAAAAGAAAACAATTTTTAGCACAAGTTTAA
- the nirB gene encoding nitrite reductase large subunit NirB: MKEKLVLVGNGMAGVRTIEEILDRDADRYQITIIGEEQYPNYNRIMLSNVLQKKMTVSEIITNPLEWYEENQIELINHDPAVQMDTNNKKIITKSGKEITYDKCILATGSRAFILPIEGAQLPGVVGFRTIEDTENMLEAAQKYQKAVVIGGGLLGLEAAKGLLDQGMEVTVVHLEKWLMETQLDEKAGKMLQADLEKQGLKFLMEKATNKILGESRVTGLGFSDGTTIETDMVVMSIGIRSETTLARTTAIEVNRGIVVDDFMKTNVPDVFAVGECAEHNGHVYGLVAPLFEQGKVLADVLTDKEAKPYQGSTTFTSLKVSGCDLYSAGNIREVEGINSIEAFDGINYTYKKIFVRDNQVVGVVLYGDTSEGNRYYNILKKNESIEEYTPVSLLHMVGEEASADVSEWPDDEVICGCNGIDKGTIMTAIDEKELTSVADVTKHTKAGGSCGKCKSVIEDVLAYALGGEVVSAPTGICGCTDLTRDQIVTQIYAKKLTSSDDVYRELNFTNPEGCPKCRPAINFYLNVAWPKEHEDEKESRYVNERLYANIQNDGTFSVIPRMRGGKTNPQQLLLIAKVAEKYDVPMVKVTGSQRIGLYGVKKEDLPKIWEELDMKSAGAYAKAVRSVKTCVGANFCRFGTQDSMGLGIKLEQRYEFIDTPHKFKMGVSACPRSCVESGVKDFGIIGVENGFQIYVGGNGGTEVKEAVLLTTVETEQEVIDICGAMLQYYRETGIYAERTAPWIERMGFEVVKEVLLNAEKRQELLAALDEAVAGRRGNPWDEVVEDQQTRQELYTVGRV, encoded by the coding sequence ATGAAAGAAAAGCTTGTCTTAGTTGGAAATGGAATGGCTGGTGTTCGGACGATTGAGGAAATTTTAGACCGAGATGCTGATCGCTATCAAATCACGATCATTGGAGAAGAACAATACCCAAATTATAATCGGATCATGTTGAGTAATGTCCTACAAAAGAAAATGACTGTATCAGAGATCATTACGAATCCACTTGAATGGTATGAAGAAAATCAAATTGAACTGATCAATCATGATCCAGCAGTCCAAATGGACACAAACAATAAAAAAATCATCACCAAATCGGGTAAAGAAATCACGTATGATAAATGTATTTTAGCAACAGGTTCAAGAGCCTTTATCTTACCAATTGAAGGGGCTCAATTACCTGGTGTTGTCGGGTTTAGAACAATCGAGGATACAGAAAATATGCTTGAAGCAGCTCAAAAATATCAAAAAGCAGTCGTGATCGGTGGCGGTTTGCTTGGTTTAGAAGCGGCAAAAGGTTTGTTGGATCAAGGCATGGAAGTCACAGTCGTTCATTTAGAAAAATGGCTGATGGAAACCCAATTAGATGAAAAAGCAGGGAAAATGCTGCAAGCTGATTTAGAAAAACAAGGCTTGAAATTCTTAATGGAAAAAGCAACCAACAAAATACTTGGTGAAAGCCGTGTTACAGGTTTAGGCTTTAGCGATGGAACTACCATCGAAACAGATATGGTTGTAATGTCGATCGGGATTCGTTCAGAAACAACACTAGCAAGAACAACAGCTATCGAAGTGAACCGCGGAATCGTTGTCGATGATTTTATGAAAACGAATGTTCCAGATGTTTTTGCAGTAGGGGAATGTGCGGAACATAATGGGCATGTTTATGGTTTAGTTGCACCGTTATTTGAACAAGGGAAAGTCTTGGCAGATGTGTTAACTGACAAAGAAGCGAAACCTTATCAAGGCAGTACCACATTTACCTCATTAAAAGTATCTGGATGTGATCTGTATTCTGCTGGGAATATCAGAGAAGTAGAAGGAATCAATAGTATTGAAGCTTTTGACGGTATCAATTACACGTATAAAAAGATTTTTGTGAGAGACAATCAAGTCGTTGGCGTTGTGCTGTATGGCGATACGAGTGAAGGCAATCGTTATTATAATATTTTAAAGAAAAATGAAAGCATTGAAGAATACACACCTGTGTCTTTACTCCATATGGTTGGTGAAGAGGCTAGCGCTGATGTCAGTGAATGGCCAGATGATGAAGTAATTTGTGGTTGTAATGGGATCGATAAAGGAACGATCATGACTGCGATCGATGAAAAAGAATTGACTTCTGTGGCAGATGTAACAAAACATACTAAAGCTGGTGGATCTTGTGGGAAATGTAAATCAGTGATCGAAGATGTTTTAGCCTATGCTTTAGGCGGTGAAGTTGTTTCTGCACCAACTGGAATCTGCGGTTGTACGGATTTAACAAGAGATCAAATCGTCACTCAAATTTATGCGAAAAAGTTAACGTCTTCCGATGACGTTTACCGTGAACTGAATTTTACAAACCCAGAAGGTTGTCCGAAGTGTCGTCCAGCAATTAATTTTTATTTAAATGTAGCCTGGCCTAAAGAACACGAAGATGAAAAAGAATCCCGTTATGTCAACGAACGTCTCTATGCGAATATCCAAAATGACGGAACGTTCTCAGTGATTCCAAGAATGCGCGGTGGAAAAACCAATCCACAACAGTTGCTTTTGATTGCGAAAGTCGCGGAAAAATATGATGTACCAATGGTCAAAGTAACAGGAAGCCAACGAATTGGTTTATACGGAGTGAAAAAAGAAGATTTACCGAAAATCTGGGAAGAGTTGGATATGAAGTCAGCAGGGGCTTATGCCAAAGCTGTTCGATCGGTTAAAACTTGTGTTGGCGCGAATTTCTGTCGATTTGGTACGCAAGATTCAATGGGACTTGGTATTAAGTTGGAACAGCGTTACGAGTTTATCGATACACCGCATAAATTTAAAATGGGTGTATCTGCTTGTCCAAGAAGTTGTGTGGAAAGTGGCGTAAAAGATTTTGGGATCATCGGTGTGGAAAACGGCTTCCAAATTTATGTTGGTGGCAATGGCGGAACCGAAGTTAAAGAAGCTGTGTTACTAACAACTGTTGAAACCGAACAAGAAGTCATCGACATTTGTGGCGCAATGTTGCAATATTACCGCGAAACAGGTATTTATGCAGAACGAACAGCACCATGGATCGAGCGTATGGGCTTTGAGGTTGTGAAAGAAGTGTTGCTAAATGCTGAAAAACGTCAAGAATTGTTGGCTGCATTAGATGAAGCAGTCGCAGGACGTCGTGGAAATCCTTGGGATGAAGTGGTTGAGGATCAACAAACACGCCAAGAGTTATACACAGTGGGGAGAGTATAA
- the nirD gene encoding nitrite reductase small subunit NirD: MEKIFVGQIDELAPRMGKEIIVGEQKIAVFRLSDDRIKAIENVCPHKQGPLAEGTVSGEYVFCPLHDYKINLTDGQVQEPDEGCVRAYETVVEDDLVYVMV; this comes from the coding sequence ATGGAAAAAATTTTTGTGGGACAAATAGATGAGTTAGCACCTAGAATGGGAAAAGAAATCATTGTGGGGGAACAAAAAATAGCTGTGTTTCGTTTAAGTGATGATCGTATCAAGGCAATTGAAAATGTTTGTCCCCATAAACAAGGACCGTTAGCGGAAGGAACGGTTTCTGGTGAGTATGTTTTTTGTCCGTTGCATGATTATAAAATCAATTTAACTGATGGACAAGTTCAAGAGCCAGATGAAGGATGCGTTCGTGCATACGAAACTGTTGTTGAAGATGATCTTGTTTATGTCATGGTGTAG
- the cobA gene encoding uroporphyrinogen-III C-methyltransferase: protein MGKVYFVGAGSGDPELLTLKGKRVLESADVIIYDRLVHPVLLYLAKESARFIYSGKYPKNHVLKQKNINQLLLEEGLKEQNVVRLKGGDPGVFGRVGEEIATLQSEGISYEIVPGVTAASAASSYSGIPLTHREHSSKVTLATAHRQVGETIDFKGLTANGTMCLYMGVERVESTQKKLLEQGVSPQLPAAIVEWGSLGRQRTVTATIQTMVEVIEEHQIQNPSLIILGDVVSCRNGADWFEQLPLFGHRILLIDTEKIDFETIISYTQQGADVYAIQVGENRDQRFDEVHQQYLRDHYFDEVVYLNEELRTMYKKQWDVLNKRFV, encoded by the coding sequence ATGGGAAAAGTTTATTTTGTGGGAGCAGGTTCAGGTGATCCTGAGCTATTGACACTAAAAGGAAAAAGAGTATTGGAATCAGCTGATGTGATTATTTACGATCGGCTGGTCCATCCAGTATTATTGTATTTGGCCAAAGAGTCAGCTCGTTTTATTTATAGTGGAAAGTATCCGAAAAATCATGTGTTGAAGCAAAAAAACATTAATCAATTATTGCTGGAAGAAGGCTTGAAAGAACAAAACGTAGTTCGCTTAAAGGGCGGTGATCCTGGGGTTTTTGGTCGTGTTGGTGAAGAAATTGCGACACTTCAAAGTGAAGGAATCAGTTATGAAATTGTGCCAGGGGTTACAGCAGCATCAGCAGCTAGTAGTTACAGCGGTATTCCCTTAACGCATCGCGAGCATAGTAGTAAAGTGACTTTGGCGACTGCTCATCGTCAAGTTGGCGAAACGATCGATTTTAAGGGACTAACAGCAAACGGAACGATGTGTTTATATATGGGAGTAGAACGAGTAGAGAGTACTCAAAAGAAGCTTTTAGAGCAAGGTGTCTCACCTCAATTACCAGCAGCTATCGTTGAATGGGGCAGTTTAGGACGACAAAGAACGGTTACTGCAACGATTCAAACGATGGTGGAAGTGATTGAAGAACATCAAATTCAAAATCCTTCGCTGATCATTTTAGGTGATGTGGTTTCTTGTCGTAATGGCGCGGATTGGTTTGAACAATTGCCTTTATTCGGACATCGAATTTTATTGATCGATACAGAAAAAATCGATTTTGAAACGATCATTTCGTATACTCAGCAAGGAGCAGACGTCTATGCTATCCAAGTTGGTGAAAATCGAGATCAGCGTTTTGATGAGGTTCATCAGCAGTATTTAAGAGATCACTATTTTGATGAAGTGGTGTACTTGAATGAAGAATTAAGGACAATGTATAAAAAGCAGTGGGATGTTTTAAATAAACGGTTTGTTTAG
- a CDS encoding formate/nitrite transporter family protein codes for MGSLQPPEIVDITIEKGVQKARGSFLTLAVLGFLAGVFIAVAGIAMIRAMGTMPKEWGSLVNVIGAVVFPFGLICLLLAGGELVTGNMMVVSMALFARKISGKEWVRNIVIVTIFNLLGSLFVAYFFGYLSGALQGDFAERAIQVSLGRTKDTFLQGFLSGIACNFLVSTAVYLNFAAKDFIGKIVGIFLPIMGFVICGFQHVVANMFLIPMGILLGGNTWSAFWQNMISVYLGNIIGGGFFVAGLYFLAYKVGTGQLSKK; via the coding sequence ATGGGTTCACTTCAACCACCAGAAATAGTGGATATTACAATTGAAAAAGGGGTTCAAAAGGCTCGGGGGAGTTTTTTGACTTTAGCAGTTTTAGGATTTTTAGCAGGTGTTTTTATTGCAGTGGCAGGTATTGCGATGATTCGGGCGATGGGGACGATGCCTAAAGAATGGGGATCATTGGTGAATGTGATTGGGGCGGTTGTTTTTCCATTTGGATTGATTTGTTTGTTACTTGCTGGCGGAGAATTGGTTACAGGGAATATGATGGTTGTTTCGATGGCACTATTTGCTCGGAAAATAAGTGGCAAAGAGTGGGTAAGGAATATTGTGATCGTGACGATCTTTAACCTGCTGGGATCATTGTTTGTCGCTTATTTCTTTGGCTATCTGAGTGGCGCATTGCAAGGGGATTTTGCAGAGCGGGCGATCCAGGTTTCGCTTGGAAGAACCAAAGATACATTCTTACAAGGATTTCTTTCAGGAATTGCCTGTAATTTCTTGGTTAGTACAGCGGTTTACTTAAACTTTGCGGCTAAAGATTTTATCGGCAAAATCGTTGGGATTTTCCTACCGATCATGGGTTTTGTGATTTGTGGATTTCAGCACGTTGTGGCCAATATGTTTTTGATTCCGATGGGGATTCTTTTAGGAGGCAATACATGGTCAGCGTTTTGGCAAAATATGATCAGTGTTTATCTGGGAAATATTATCGGCGGCGGCTTTTTTGTCGCAGGACTATACTTTTTAGCGTATAAAGTTGGTACAGGGCAGTTGTCAAAAAAGTAA
- the hemC gene encoding hydroxymethylbilane synthase encodes MKTVRVGTRNSPLAMKQTMIILDLLKKVHGEFPVEIVPMTTKGDQMLSVSLAKIGGKGLFINEVEQALVAGTIDFAVHSLKDMPAKVADGLTLAAIPERSDPSDCLIFREVTSFEELPKKARIGTSSLRREFQMKNLREDFQVESIRGNVGTRLKRMEEQQLDGIVLATAGLKRLNWFDAPNYPYTILTSEQCIPAVGQGALAVECRSEDLEMRAFLQQINHPATRELVMEERAFLATLNGNCDIPIGAYAVKEGRDYHFSGFLGDKELKQSFTETVVVQELAGIGKQVAEHLLNRIAKESL; translated from the coding sequence ATGAAAACCGTCCGTGTCGGTACTAGAAATAGTCCCCTAGCAATGAAACAAACAATGATCATTTTGGATCTACTGAAAAAAGTTCATGGAGAGTTTCCTGTAGAAATTGTTCCAATGACGACAAAAGGAGATCAGATGCTTTCTGTCAGTTTAGCGAAAATTGGTGGAAAAGGTTTATTTATCAATGAAGTCGAGCAAGCTTTAGTGGCAGGAACAATCGATTTTGCAGTACATAGCTTGAAAGATATGCCGGCTAAAGTGGCAGATGGATTGACATTAGCGGCAATTCCAGAAAGAAGTGATCCTTCTGATTGTTTGATTTTTCGTGAGGTGACTTCTTTTGAAGAGCTGCCAAAAAAAGCGAGAATAGGGACTAGTAGCTTGCGACGAGAGTTTCAAATGAAAAACTTACGGGAAGATTTCCAAGTGGAATCCATTCGTGGAAATGTTGGGACTCGTTTGAAGCGGATGGAAGAACAACAATTGGATGGAATCGTGCTAGCAACTGCTGGTTTGAAGCGTTTAAATTGGTTTGATGCTCCTAATTATCCTTATACTATTTTAACGAGTGAGCAATGTATACCTGCTGTAGGACAAGGAGCATTGGCTGTTGAATGTCGTAGTGAAGACCTTGAGATGCGTGCGTTTTTACAGCAAATCAATCATCCAGCTACTAGAGAATTAGTGATGGAAGAACGAGCCTTTTTAGCAACCTTAAATGGAAATTGTGATATCCCGATTGGGGCCTATGCAGTTAAAGAAGGCAGAGACTATCATTTTTCTGGGTTTTTAGGTGACAAAGAACTGAAGCAGTCTTTTACCGAAACGGTGGTTGTTCAAGAATTAGCCGGTATTGGAAAGCAAGTCGCAGAACATTTATTAAATAGAATAGCTAAGGAATCATTATGA
- a CDS encoding uroporphyrinogen-III synthase, whose product MKNILLTRLIEDNQEDRVYFQEKGFKTVEIPLLTLRKRNASSSFEKKLNQCEWVFLTSQHAAEFFFQNQMSDQLQTKKFAVIGAKTAKILLTHHMTVDFQALVPTKQTMFEEWSSRFMTPTTIFYPKSNLADDLGEAELMAKGHCLHTSILYDNVFSENSQRRLKKCLVEEEVSAVYLASPSLWQRFLSVFMETGLTKMPKLYCLGSTTQQAIARDGYEVCMKEKYC is encoded by the coding sequence ATGAAGAACATTCTTTTAACACGTTTGATAGAAGATAATCAAGAGGATCGTGTGTATTTTCAGGAAAAAGGCTTTAAAACGGTAGAAATTCCCTTACTTACTTTAAGGAAAAGAAATGCCAGCAGTTCGTTTGAAAAAAAGTTGAACCAGTGCGAGTGGGTCTTTTTAACAAGCCAGCATGCAGCGGAATTTTTTTTTCAGAATCAAATGAGCGATCAGCTGCAGACAAAAAAGTTTGCGGTCATTGGAGCGAAAACGGCGAAGATACTTTTAACACATCATATGACGGTAGATTTTCAAGCCCTTGTTCCTACAAAGCAAACTATGTTTGAAGAATGGTCAAGCAGATTTATGACGCCAACGACTATTTTTTATCCTAAAAGTAATTTAGCGGATGATCTTGGAGAGGCTGAGTTGATGGCAAAAGGTCATTGTTTGCATACGTCTATTCTTTATGACAATGTTTTCTCTGAGAATAGTCAGCGACGTTTAAAGAAATGCTTAGTAGAGGAAGAAGTAAGTGCAGTGTATCTTGCAAGCCCTTCGTTATGGCAACGATTTTTATCCGTTTTTATGGAAACTGGTTTAACAAAAATGCCTAAATTATATTGTTTAGGCTCCACGACTCAACAAGCAATTGCAAGGGATGGCTATGAGGTCTGTATGAAAGAAAAGTATTGTTGA
- a CDS encoding dihydrofolate reductase family protein translates to MSREIILYIAASVDGYIAEADGSIDFLGGGIELVEEDTSYQELMEKIDTVVMGRTTYDQVVNELSPDEYPYEEQMSYIITSHPDENTEKLMFTSQNPVELVQELKKQEGKAIWIVGGASIIAPLVEAKLIDTYILTTIPKILGKGIPLFNEFNGPVALKVEQVYVKNDMVYTTYSNK, encoded by the coding sequence ATGAGTAGAGAAATTATTTTATACATTGCTGCAAGTGTGGATGGGTATATTGCAGAGGCTGACGGAAGTATTGACTTTTTAGGCGGCGGAATTGAATTAGTTGAAGAAGACACGAGTTATCAAGAATTAATGGAAAAAATCGATACCGTAGTGATGGGGCGAACAACATATGATCAAGTTGTTAATGAGTTATCCCCAGATGAATATCCTTATGAAGAGCAAATGTCTTATATTATCACCAGTCATCCAGATGAGAATACTGAAAAATTAATGTTTACTAGTCAAAATCCAGTGGAATTGGTTCAAGAATTAAAAAAACAAGAGGGTAAAGCGATTTGGATCGTTGGTGGTGCCAGTATTATTGCACCATTGGTAGAAGCAAAGTTGATCGATACTTATATTCTTACAACGATACCGAAGATCTTAGGCAAAGGAATTCCTTTATTTAATGAATTCAACGGACCTGTTGCGTTAAAAGTAGAGCAAGTTTACGTGAAAAACGATATGGTGTATACAACCTATTCTAATAAATAA
- a CDS encoding YitT family protein, whose protein sequence is MAAYKILVALAYAFLSSLALNFFWLPGNIYANGITGLSQLISTVLKTTQGGTISIPLLVLVFNLPLLVVSWFKIDREFTVYTIFAVFMTALFMRMIPVVPLTTDPVICAVFGGVLHGISVGITLKSDFSTGGLDIIGIVVRKATGKSIGTVFIIFNLCVQFAAGFLYGWQFAFYSALSVFISGRMVDYVNTKQQKVQVMIVTNQAEYVIGRLHQTLKRGITVINDVEGAFDHQQKKLLVVVVAKKELKQLNEAVNEADAGAFVSVSSGVSTNTAFYEW, encoded by the coding sequence TTGGCGGCGTACAAAATATTGGTAGCGCTAGCATATGCCTTCTTATCTTCATTGGCATTAAATTTCTTTTGGTTACCAGGAAACATTTATGCTAACGGCATTACTGGACTGTCTCAACTGATTTCCACTGTTTTAAAAACGACACAAGGGGGAACTATCTCGATTCCTTTGCTGGTTTTAGTATTTAATTTGCCTTTGCTCGTTGTTTCTTGGTTTAAAATCGATCGAGAGTTTACGGTTTATACGATTTTTGCTGTGTTTATGACCGCATTGTTTATGCGGATGATTCCTGTTGTTCCTTTGACAACGGATCCTGTGATTTGCGCTGTTTTTGGTGGTGTGCTGCATGGCATATCAGTGGGGATCACATTGAAAAGTGATTTTTCCACAGGGGGCTTAGATATAATAGGTATCGTTGTTCGAAAAGCGACGGGAAAGAGTATCGGCACGGTTTTTATTATCTTTAATTTATGTGTTCAATTTGCAGCAGGTTTTCTTTATGGTTGGCAGTTCGCATTTTATAGCGCATTGTCTGTTTTTATCAGTGGTCGTATGGTTGATTATGTGAACACAAAACAGCAAAAAGTCCAAGTCATGATTGTGACGAATCAAGCAGAATATGTGATTGGTCGCTTGCATCAAACGTTGAAGAGAGGAATCACGGTTATCAACGATGTGGAAGGTGCCTTTGATCATCAACAGAAGAAATTGCTCGTTGTAGTAGTGGCAAAAAAAGAATTGAAGCAATTAAATGAGGCAGTGAATGAAGCTGATGCAGGAGCGTTTGTCAGTGTTTCTTCTGGCGTCTCAACAAATACTGCTTTTTATGAATGGTAA
- a CDS encoding GntR family transcriptional regulator, LSA1692 subfamily, which produces MAKKQSVFQEVAKQIQEKIDKGLYVSSQRLPSEYDLAKEFGVSRLTVRKAIDELISRNILVKQKGKGTYVMTQQKIQSGRAGLQGFTEAAKSYGKTSKTEVIRFELVTEIPEEVTRALQLNDQEAAYHIVRLRSYDNEPMTVEDLYIRSIYLPEVTEKQLKGSLFELIEKQIEIAYSHQEVEAILVTKELSPLLKVEAGEPLLMVHSITYSVTATPILYDTSYYRADRYTFKNTLHRTTT; this is translated from the coding sequence ATGGCGAAAAAACAAAGCGTCTTTCAAGAAGTAGCAAAGCAAATCCAAGAAAAAATCGATAAAGGCCTTTATGTTAGTTCACAACGCCTTCCTTCTGAATATGATTTAGCTAAGGAGTTTGGTGTCAGTCGTTTAACGGTAAGAAAAGCAATCGATGAGCTTATTTCTAGAAATATTTTAGTGAAACAAAAAGGCAAAGGAACCTATGTGATGACGCAACAAAAAATCCAAAGTGGACGTGCTGGATTACAAGGATTTACAGAAGCCGCAAAATCTTATGGCAAAACATCAAAAACCGAAGTCATTCGTTTTGAATTAGTGACAGAGATACCAGAAGAAGTCACGAGGGCTTTGCAATTGAACGATCAGGAGGCTGCGTATCACATAGTTCGTTTACGCTCATACGACAATGAACCGATGACAGTAGAAGATTTATATATTCGGTCGATTTATTTGCCCGAAGTCACAGAAAAACAGTTAAAAGGTTCACTGTTTGAATTGATCGAAAAACAAATCGAGATTGCGTATTCCCATCAAGAAGTCGAAGCTATTTTAGTGACAAAAGAACTGAGTCCTTTGCTAAAAGTTGAAGCAGGCGAACCACTATTAATGGTTCATTCAATCACTTATTCTGTTACTGCCACACCGATTTTATATGATACATCATACTATCGTGCGGATCGTTATACGTTTAAAAATACACTACACCGCACGACAACTTAG
- a CDS encoding Sapep family Mn(2+)-dependent dipeptidase, whose translation METIRTRIKTAIQTNQQHFLEELTKIMEVPSVKGQAEVGAPFGKEPRRALETTLALAESYGFQTEIVNDAVGFAQYGNDPEYIGIVGHLDVVPAGSGWDFPPFSLSEQDGRLFGRGILDNKGPVFACLYGLKLLKELDIPLEKTVRVIFGTDEESGSADLPLYLAKEQPPIFGFTPDCKYPVVYGERGIVNIELITPFSEADLSALGSIEGDQAKDHVPDELIVDLKNGQQVEVIGKRAPTNAPELGVNAITLLAEKLMNEASLAESLKKYFKWVFDSLHEKHYGEGFNLALVDEDSGKLILTPYELRKTDKELVLSIAIRYPVTFQEEEIIERVHAIVLAHTEVVIVRSMKGTNFPKDDPNVLALAEVYEKVTGLDGTPVTTTGATYARTMPNIVAFGPSFPGQKGIAHNKNEYMDLNDLLLNLEIYTLALYKLAAKK comes from the coding sequence ATGGAAACAATCAGAACGCGTATCAAAACAGCTATTCAAACAAATCAACAACACTTTTTAGAAGAGTTGACCAAAATCATGGAAGTCCCAAGCGTGAAGGGACAAGCGGAAGTAGGAGCACCTTTTGGGAAAGAACCTAGACGAGCATTAGAAACCACTTTAGCGTTAGCTGAAAGCTATGGTTTTCAAACAGAGATTGTCAACGATGCAGTAGGTTTTGCTCAATATGGGAACGATCCAGAATATATTGGTATTGTGGGGCATTTAGATGTGGTTCCAGCTGGTAGTGGTTGGGACTTTCCGCCATTTTCTTTAAGTGAACAAGACGGTCGTTTATTTGGTAGAGGGATCTTGGATAATAAAGGACCAGTTTTTGCTTGTTTATATGGATTGAAATTGCTGAAAGAGCTGGACATTCCGTTGGAAAAAACGGTTCGGGTGATTTTTGGAACAGACGAGGAAAGCGGCTCTGCTGATTTGCCTTTGTATTTAGCAAAAGAACAACCACCGATTTTTGGATTTACACCAGACTGTAAATATCCAGTCGTTTATGGGGAACGAGGAATCGTTAATATTGAACTGATAACGCCATTTTCTGAAGCTGATTTATCAGCATTAGGTTCGATTGAGGGCGACCAAGCGAAAGATCATGTGCCGGACGAATTAATTGTCGACTTAAAGAATGGACAACAAGTTGAAGTAATCGGAAAACGAGCACCGACAAATGCACCAGAACTAGGAGTAAACGCGATTACCTTATTAGCTGAAAAATTGATGAATGAAGCAAGTCTAGCGGAATCGCTTAAAAAATATTTTAAATGGGTGTTTGATTCTTTACACGAAAAGCATTATGGTGAAGGGTTTAATTTAGCATTAGTAGATGAAGATTCGGGCAAGTTGATACTAACACCTTATGAATTGCGTAAGACAGATAAGGAGCTGGTATTGTCGATTGCCATTCGTTATCCTGTCACGTTCCAAGAAGAAGAAATTATTGAGCGCGTTCATGCGATTGTATTGGCGCATACGGAAGTTGTGATTGTAAGAAGCATGAAGGGAACGAATTTTCCAAAAGACGATCCGAATGTTCTTGCATTAGCTGAAGTTTATGAAAAAGTCACTGGATTAGATGGTACGCCAGTTACGACAACAGGCGCAACTTATGCCAGAACAATGCCGAATATCGTCGCTTTCGGTCCCTCATTTCCAGGGCAAAAAGGGATTGCTCATAATAAAAATGAATATATGGATTTAAACGATTTACTACTAAATCTAGAAATTTATACCTTAGCACTTTATAAACTAGCGGCAAAAAAATAA